In a single window of the Arachis hypogaea cultivar Tifrunner chromosome 6, arahy.Tifrunner.gnm2.J5K5, whole genome shotgun sequence genome:
- the LOC140173598 gene encoding serine/threonine-protein phosphatase 7 long form homolog — MEQGARDGAVMMQSGPAEMDSDEAVTMVVGGCWLGAWDDGENAETNETGSNYAVHFMRSPSDALGACGGSRACDLMTDMFRTCRWQELLGVIPPPSQVQKYAVNCSWFQETFGECPEDADDDIVHRYAHAYIMMLLGTQLFADKSGNRIHIRWLPYVARLEELGTYSWGSAALAWLYQCMCRVANRHVIKLAARFSYFSLGSFGAFLGLGLHDMRRSAGRWPRGTILGLLFFNLTYITAWSGYNPSGSEKGPRVQMWRLRIDRLQDREFIWMPYSSPDVLQVVHPEVLEPRHMALWRSVIALIYFDVIEWHQIDRVLPQFGGVQPPPYLALNIDFLMSKDGRGGDRWFPSYLQKWHLHWDTRQESVLRFDVVANPGPSHEFLEWWSQHGKRFLSLDT, encoded by the exons ATGGAACAGGGCGCACGGGACGGTGCGGTGATGATGCAGTCTGGGCCGGCTGAAATGGACAGTGACGAGGCCGTGACGATGGTGGTCGGAGGTTGCTGGCTGGGAGCCTGGGACGACGGAGAGAATGCAGAGACGAATGAGA CTGGTTCTAACTATGCGGTTCATTTCATGCGCAGCCCCAGCGATGCATtaggagcatgcggcggcagcagggcatgcgactTGATGACAGATatgttccgtacttgcagatggcag gagttgctcgGAGTTATACCTCCTCCCAGTcaggttcagaagtacgcagtgaactgcagctggtttcaggagacTTTCGGTGAGTGTCCTGAGGATGCAGATGATGACATTGTGCACCGATATGCCCatgcgtacatcatgatgttgttgggcacgcAGCTGTTTGCGGACAAGTCCGGGAACCGgattcacatcagatggcttccgTACGTAGCGAGGCTGGAGGAGCTGGGTACCTACAGCTGGGGTTCTGCAGCACTGGCTTGGTTGTACCAGTGCATGTGTCGAGTGGCGAACAGACATGTCATCAAGTTAGCGGCCCGCTTCAGCTACTTTAGTCTTGGATCTTTTGGCGCTTTCCTGGGTTTAGGCCTGCACGATATGAGACGATCAGCTGGTCGTTGGCCTCGAGGTACTATACTAggccttctctttttcaatttgaCATACATAACTGC ATGGTCAGGTTACAACCCTTCCGGGAGCGAGAAGGGTCCTAGAGTGCAGATGTGGAGGCTCAGGATAGACCGGTTACAGGACAGGGAG TTTATATGGATGCCGTACAGTAGCCCCGACGTACTTCAGGTTGTGCATCCAGAGGTTTTGGAGCCTCGGCATATGGCGTTGTGGCGCTCTGTGATCGCGCTGATCTACTTTGAtgtcatagagtggcatcagatagatCGTGTTCTTCCACAGTTTGGAGGGGTACAGCCCCCTCCGTATCTCGCCCTGAACATTGACTTTCTGATGTCCAAGGATGGGAGAGGCGGCGATCGATGGTTCCCGTCTTATTTGCAGAAGTGGCATCTCCATTGGGACACTCGTCAGGAGAGTGTGCTGAGGTTCGACGTTGTTGCCAACCCCGGACCGTCGCATGAGTTCCTTGAGTGGTGGAGTCAGCATGGGAAGAGGTTCTTGTCTCTGGACACGTAG